The following nucleotide sequence is from Chromobacterium rhizoryzae.
CTGATCCAGCTGAAAGGACACCGCGCGGTGGGCGGCATCCGCGCCTCCATCTACAACGCGATGCCGATCGAGGGCGTCAAATCGCTGGCCAACTTTATGCAGGACTTCGCCCGCATGCACGGCTGAGCCGTAGCGCACGCCTTCCAGCCCGCCGTCAGGCGGGCTTTTTCATGGCGGAGGCGAACGAAGCCGCCGCGCCGCGGTCTATCCCCGGTCGCCGCCGAATGGCCGGCGGCCGGCAGCCAAGAACAGGAGTGAAATGATGAAATCCGCCGTATTCGCCGTACTGGCCCTGAGCAGCGCGGCCGCGCTGGCCAAACCGCTGACCTTGCCGGAGATCCCGGCCGGACAGCGCCAGATCGTCAACTACGTCTGCGCCGACGGCGCCAAGCTGACGGTCAAGTATTACAACGTCAAGAACGGCCAGAGCTTCGCCGTATTGCCGATCAAGGGCAAGACCATGCTGCTGAGCAATGTGCTGTCCGGTTCCGGCGCCAAATACGCGGCCGAGCAATACAGCTGGTGGACCAAGGGGCCGGAAGGATCGTTGCGCGACGAAATCGCCGACAAGGCCTTGCTGGACGACTGCAAGGAAAGCCGGCGCTAAGAGCCGGGCCTCAGACGCGCGGCAGATCGTAAACAGGTTCTAAGGCGCCGCGTCGGCGTCGGACGCCGCCGCCCGCGCGGCGTCCAGTTCCGGGCGCAGCAGAAACTCGCGCAGCGGCATCGGCCGCGCAAACAGATAGCCTTGCAGCCAGCCCACGTCCAGGCGGGTCAGGTAGGCGCGCTGGGCCTCGGTTTCCACCCCTTCCGCCACGATTTCCAATTTCAATTTGTGCGCCAGTTCCGCCACGCTGTCGACAATGTGGCTGGACGGCGCGTCCGCGCCTATGCTGGCGGTGAAGCTCTTGTCTATCTTGATGCCGTCCAGCGGCAGCTGTTGCAGATAGACCAGGCTGGAATGGCCGGTGCCGAAATCGTCTATCGCGATCTTCACCCCCAGCTCGCGCAGCCGCGCCAGCCGCGCGCAGGCCTCCGGCGTGGGCTCCACCATCTCTCTTTCCGTCAGCTCCAGCACCAGATTCAGCCCCCCGGGCGGGAAGTGGGCGAGAAATTGCCGGCAGTCCCCCAGCAAGACGTCGTCGCGCAGATGAGCGGCGGTGATGTTGATGCCCAGGTGAAATTGAGGCGGCAGCCGGCTCCGCCCCAGGGTCCGCGCCAGTTGGCGCATCATCTGCCGCGTCATCGGCACGATCATGCCGCAATCCTCGGCGCGCGGAATGAACAGGTCCGGCCGGATCAGGCCGTCGCGCGGATGGCGCCAGCGCATCAGCGCCTCCGCGCCTTGCCAGCCCAGCCCGTCCGAGCGCACCACTGGTTGCAAAAAGGGCTCGAACTCGCCGTTGTCCAGCGCGCGCTGCAATTCCACGGTGGGCGAGGCCGGCCGGTTCAGCTGCCAGCGCAGCGCGGCGGCCAGCACCAGGCCCAGGGCCGCCATGCTGAGAAACACCAGCTCGTAGCTGTTGGCCATCTGGCGGTACAGGTCGCGGTGGTTGAAGCCGCTGATCACGGCATAGGGGTGGCGGGGGGAGGCGCGTTCTATGGTGAGCAGATCGAAGGACGGGCTGGGGTTGAGGTGCACCGCGTGGTCCGGCCCTATCCAGTGCGGACCTACGCGCATATAGACCGGACTGTAGTCGCTGGCCATGTCCAGGCTGAACTGCAGATGCACGCCGTCGATGGCGATGTAGATGGCCGTCGGACCCGCTTGTTTGCGGTAGATGATCAAGGGCCGGTCCGGCGTCAGCTCGTTGCCGGACATCAGGCGCAGCTCGGTGGCCGACCGCGGCGTGTCCGGCGGCGAAATCTGCCGGTGGTAGACGCCGAACAGCGAGGAGCAATAAAGAATGCCGTCGCGTTCCAGGGTGACGCTGCGGATGAAGGGCACGATGGTGACTTGTTTGCGCAGCGCCTGTTCAATCCGCGAACACGGCTGGCCGGTCAGCGGGGCGACGGTGACGGTGGCCTGCTCCGCGTAGTCCAGCATCAGATCCAGCATGTTTTCCGCCTGGCTCGTCTGCAGGGTGGCCTGCTGCCGCAGCCGGTTGCTCTCCTGCCAGTAAACGATGGGGGTGATCACGGCCAGCGGCAGGAGCGCGGCGACGCCGATCAACAGCCAGCGGCTGATGCGGGCGGGCAGGGTGAGGCGGCGGGACATCATGGCGCGGATGCGGAAGTCGGCATGGTTCATGATATACGAGGGCCGCCGCCGTTGCCGGGCCGGCTAGCGCTCCGCCGCTTCCGGCTGCGACAGGTAGACCAGGCTCAGCAGGATGAAGCCGATGAAGGCGTAGGCCTTCATCTGGCCGTTCCACTGGCTGGCCCACATCGCGAAGTATTCTCCGCCTATCACCGCGAAGCCGGTGTACCAGACCAGCAGCGCCGGAACGCAGCCCAGCGTGAACAGCGTCTTGCCGCGCAGATAGGCGTCCTCGCGTCCGCATAGCGCGCCGCGCAGCATGGCGCCGCCGCCCCAGGCGCAGATCAGGCCGAACAGCAGCTCGCCGGCGATGATGGCCAGATAGGCGGCCTGCTGCAAGCCGGGATCGGTGATGGCCCGGCTTTTCAACGCGTGGCCGCTAAACCAGGGTTCCATTCCGTCCATGGCCAGCACATGGCGGACGAACTGCCAATTGCTGTCGTAGTCCAGCATATTGCCGCTGGCCGCCAGCAGGCCGAACAGGGCGATGGAGAGCGCGAGCAGGCTTTTCAGGCCTTGCTGGGCGCGGCGCAAAGAGGGCAGATGCATGGGATTTCCTTATCGTGAGGGATGGGGCGATTGTGCCAGCGCGGCAAGACGCTGGGAATGGCCGGCGCCGGCGTAAAAAAACCCCGCGCAAGCGGGGTTGGGACGGTTTTGGAGCACTGGCTTAGAACCAGCGGCCGTAGCGTTTGATGTAAAGGGTTTTGACGATCTGGGTCAGCGTCATATAGCCCATCATGGTCGCCAGCAGCCACCAGAAGTAGCTGGGGTCCAGCTTGACGAAGCCGATGCTGTCCGCCAGCGGCGAGAACGGCAGGTAGCAGCCGATGGCGATGGCCACCGAGGTGGACAGCAGGACCGGCAGCGAGGCGGTGCTTTGCAGGAAGGGGATCTTGCGCGTGCGCAGCATGTGCACCACCAGGGTCTGCGACACCAGGCCTTCGATGAACCAGCCGGAGTGCATGATGCTGGCGCCGCCGTCGCTGACGCCGTGGGCCAGGCCGGCGTAGTAGGCCGCGCCGGCGCCGAACACCGTCCACATCAGCGTGTAGGTGGTGATGTCGAACACCGAGGAGGTGGGGCCCAGCCACAGCATGAAGCGCTTGATGTTGTTGGCTTCCCACTTGCGCGGCTTCTTCAGGAACTCCGGATCCATCTTGTCCCAGGGCAATACCATCTGCGATACGTCGTAGACCAGGTTCTGGATCAAGAGGTGCATCGCCAGCATCGGCTCCCAAGGCAGCCAGGCCGAGGCCACCAGCACCGAGAACACATTGCCGAAATTGGAGCTGGCGGTCATGTTCAGGTACTTGAGGATGTTGCCGAAGGTTTCCCGGCCCTTGATCACGCCTTCTTCCAGCACCATCAGGCTCTTTTCCAGCAGGATGATGTCGGCGGTTTCCTTGGCGATGTCCGCGCCGCTGTCCACCGAGATGCCGACGTCGGCGTCGCGCAGCGCCGGCGCGTCGTTGATGCCGTCGCCCAGGAAGCCCACGGTGTGGCCGTTGGCCTGCAGGGCCTTGACCACGCGGGACTTCTGCAGCGGAGTCAGCTTGGCGAAGATGGTGGTGTGCTTGACCGCGCTGCACAGCGCCACGTCGTCCATCGCCTCGATGTCCTTGCCGATCAAGGGCACGCCGGGGCTGAGGCCGACGTCGCGGCACACTTTGGCGGTGATGATGGGATTGTCGCCGGTCAGCACCTTGACCGCCACGCCGTATTCCTTCAGCGCGCGGATGGCCGGCGCCGCGGAGTCCTTGGGCGGATCCAGGAAGGTCAGGAAGCCGCGCACCACCAGTTGGGCCTCGTCATTGGTCTTGTAGTTGCGCTTGGCTTCTTCGGCGGGGATGTCGCGGGTGGCGACCAGCAGCACGCGGTAGCCTTCGGCGTTGTAGTCCTGGCTGCGTTTGAGCAGGGCGGCGCGCTCCTCGGCGGTCAGCGGCTTGATCTGCGAACCGTCCTGAACATGGCTGGAGACGGCCAGCATTTCCTCCACCGCGCCTTTGGAGATCATCAACTGGCGGCCGCGCTGGTTTTCCACGATCACGGACAAGCGGCGGCGCACGAAATCGAACGGCATTTCGTCCACCTTGTTATAGCCGTCCGGCTTGACCCGGCTGCCCAGTTCGTCCGCGTGCTCCACCACGGCAATATCCATCAGGTTCTTCATGCCGCTCTGGTGGAAGCTGTTCAGCCAAGCCAGTTGCAGCACGCCTTCGTCTTTGAGCCCATGGATATTGTAATGGTGTTCCAGGATGATCTTGTCCTGGGTCAGGGTGCCGGTCTTGTCGGTGCACAGCACGTCCATCGCGCCGAAGTTCTGCACCGAGTTCAGCCGCTTGACCACCACCTTGCGTCGCGCCATCGCCACCGCGCCCTTGGCCAGGTTGGCGGACACGATCATCGGCAGCATTTCCGGGGTCAGGCCCACGGCCACCGCCAGCGCGAAGGTGAGGGCGGACATCCAGTCGCCCTTGGTCAGGCCGTTGATCATGAACACCACCGGCACCATCACCAGCATGAAGCGGATCAGCAGCCAGGATACGCTGTTGACGCCACGGTCAAAGCTGGTTTCCACGCGCTTGTGGCTGACCACGCTGCGCGCCAGCGAACCGAAATAGGTGTCGGTGCCGGTGGCCACCACGATGGCGGACGCCTTGCCGCTGACCACATTGGTGCCCATGAAGCAGACATTGGGCAGGTCCAGCAGATCGGCGTCGCCCTTGGCCTGGCCGTTGGCGGATTTCTCGGCCACCGCGCCCAGGGTGTCGTACTTCTCCACCGGCAGCGCTTCGCCGGTCAACACCGCCTGGCTGATGAACAGATCGCGGGATTCGATCAGCTTGATGTCGGCCGGAATCATGTCGCCGGCCTGCAGATGGACGATGTCGCCCACCACCAGCTCGCTCATCGCGATTTCCTGGCGGATCGGGCTGCTGCCGTTGGCCGGGCGCCGCTGCGCGGTGGCGGTGTTGCGCACCAGCGATTTCAGCTTTTCCGCCGCCTTGGCGGAGCGGAATTCCTGCCAGAAACGCAGCAGGCCGCTGATGCCGACCATGGTCAGCAGAATGATGATGCCGGTCCATTCCTCGTCGCCGGGGCTGGCGAAATAGACATCGGTGAAATAGCTGATGGCGGCCAGCACCATCAGCACCACGACAAAGGGGTTCTTGAACGCTTGCGCCAGCTGGATCAGCGGGTGCGGAGCCTTGTCGTGGGCCACCTCGTTGGGTCCGAACTGGGCGTAGCGCTGATGCGCCTCAGCCATGGTCAGACCGTCCTGGTGGCCGCGCACGCGTTGCAAGGTTTCTTCCACGGAGCTTTCGGCTTCCTGTACCGCGCGGATAACCGGTTTTTCCTGTTTTGCGCCTGGGGTGGCGACATAGCCTTTCAGCTTGTGTCGGCTGCTAGTGTGTTTCGTCATTGTTTCGTCTCCTGCGCGCCTGTTTCGCGCAGAGCGGTCGGGCCTGTTCAGGCCGGCCTGGTGTCTGGCGGACGCAGCACGGCGGGTGTTGCGGATGTTCCGGGTTGTTGTTTTGCGCCCGCCTGCGTTGTTGTCGGTGTGTGCAGGGCGGGCGGTAGCGGGTAACTGTCGTCGGTCATGGTGTTTCCTTCATGTGGGCTTGAAGCCCGCGCCGCCGCGGCTGGGCGGCGCGGGAGGGTGAATCAGGATTGGGCCAGCGGACGGACTCCGGCGGACCATTCGGGCCGGACCTGGCCGGGCAGGATGTCCAGCCGGACCCGGGCCAGCGGCAGGTTGCCGAGCCGCTGCATGACGGCTTCCAGGAAATGCATGGAGGCGTCGCCGCGGGAACGGAACTCGGTGGCCAGCATCCAGTTGGCCGGCGCGCCGGAGGCGTGGCATTCGCCGGCCAGCAGGGTTTCGTTCCAGCTGGACACTTTCAGCCCGTGGCCTTGGGCGGCGGCGCGGATTTCCCGGCGCGCGGCCTTGACCGCTTGCGTGGGGCAGATGACCGACAGTTGATAGCGCTGCGGCCGGATGTTGTGGCGGATGATGTCGTTCATGGCGATCTCCTTGCGATCCGGCTTCCGTCGCGTGCGGACGTGCCGGCCCCTGCCTGGCGGCATGCGATGACAGGGTTGTTTTTGACGGTGGCGAGGCGCGCGGGCCTATCCCGCCGCCGTCAGGCGGAGGAGATCAGGCGGTGCGGGCGGCCTCGGGTCTGCAAGATCGGGGTTCCGGTTCTTCAGACATGGCTGGCCTTTCTTGGCGGTGGGGTTGAACTCAATGGACGCTCAGGCGCTGGCCGCCCAGCGACGGGGCGTGGCCCGCGTCTCCGGCTTGCGGCGTCCCCAGCGGACGCGGTGAATCTCCGGCATCTTGCTCAGGCGCAGCGCCATTTCATTGAAGGCGCGGCGCAGGGCGACCGGGCAATCCAGGCGCACGCTCAGGCAGGCTTGTCCGGAGGCGGCGGCCGGGGTGATGGCGACGTGGGTCGCCGCCAGGCCCAGGGTGTGCATTTCCCAGAATAGTTGTTTGCGCAGCGCGGTAATGACCGGGATGTCGCAAATCACATTCAGGTGGCAGCTGGTTTCGTCTTGGCGTTTGCTTGGATTGCGCGCGAGATAATTGAATAACCAAGCCAGTTTATTGTGGCGCATATTTCACTCCTTCATTTTCATTTTGAAAATGCGACGGACAGCATTATTCCCTTTCTGTGTTTTATAGACGCAGAAATAAAAATAATTTAATGGTCGATTGCGATGGTCGGCGGCGGCTAATTGGCCGGTCCCGTTGTCGCAATAAGGGAGGGGCTCAGATCAGCAATTCGCCAAGGGCCGGCGCGGTCGCGGTTCAGGGTCTTCTATCAACATCGGAACCTCCTGCTGGCTGGCAGCGTTTGCGTTTAGTGGGATCGCGCGGACATGGCCGCGCGCGGGAAGTCGGGGTGGGTTCAGTGCGCCAAATGAGCCCGTTGGGCCAGCAAAAAGGCGCGGTTGGGCACGCGCGGACGCTGCGCGTGGCGCGCCCAGTGAACCCGGTTGACCTGAGGCAGCTGGCAAAAATGCGCGGCTAGCTGGTTCAGGCAACGGCTGGCCACGTCCGGACAGGCGAAGAGCACGCTCAGACAGGCCAGGTCGTTGTCGCCGGCGGTCAGGGCGATGCGTTCCACCTCCAGGCCGCGGGCGTGCAATTGCTTGGCCGCTTGCACGCGCAGCATGGTCAGGTCCGCATGGACGCAAAAAATGTTCAACTGGTAAACGGCGGCCGGGGCGGTGGTTTTGCCTGGGCGCAGCAGGGCTGCCAGTTTAGTGATCAAGCGCATGATGATTCCTCCCATTGGCGATGCAAGGAGGACGCGACGAAATCCGAAGGCAAACGCCGTCAAAGGGAATCCGTGCGCAATCAGGCGGCAAGCCGCCTGCGCGGCGCGAATCTGGGGATGTCTGAAAAGCTTGGCCGTTCGGCCTGGGGTCCGGCTCGCACTGGGCCGCGCGCTAGGCGGGTCGCTGATGTGCGTTGTTGCCGAATTTTAGACACCACACCCTGTCATTGCAGGATGTGGCAGAGAAAAGGTTCTGCTAAATCCTGCAAGACGGCGTTGCGATACAAGATCGACTACTTCCGTCGTTGTCCACGATGAACCTTTGCAGTATTTGAGATGCCCGGATTATAGGGGGCTTTACGAGGATAGGCAATCCTGAATCAAACTTTTTTACATTTTTGTGTGCGGCGCAACACTAAATAAGCCATGGGCATGGGATGGAATGAAAAACGGCGTCGCAATGCCTGAAGCCGGGTCTTCAATGCGGCGGATATTCGCCGTTTATTAATATAAGAAACGGTTCAAAGTCTCGCGAGCCAGAACAAGACAAGGCGAAAACGAGCGTAAGAGCGGAATTGCTCGTGGCGCATGAGCCTGTTGAGCTCGCACTCACCCTGCAAGGCTTCACGAAGCGCGGCAGACTTTGAGCCGGTTTCAGCAGGAATCAATCGTCGCCGTAAGCGTAAGGCCCGCCTTTTTCCAGCGCGGCCCGATAGGCCGGCCGCGCATGGACGCGGCGAAGGAAGTCCAGCGCATGCGGATGTTCCCGATTCAGATAACCGCGCGCGCGCGCGGCTTCCAGCGGAAAACTCATCTGGATGTCGGCGGCGCTGAAGACGGGGCCGGCGAACCAGCCGTGGCGGGCCAGGCAGCGGTCGGCATGGCTGAGCAGCGCGTCCAGCTGCGGTTGCAGATAGGCGCGACGGACGCCGGCGGCCAGTTTGCGCGCCAGCGGCCGCAGCAGCCAAGGGACCGGCGGCCGGTCCAGCCGCGAGAACACCAGGCTCATCACCAAGGGCGGCATCAGCGAGCCTTCGGCGTGGTGCAGCCAGAACAGGTAGTCGCTGTGCTCCGGTGCGCCGGCGGCGGGCTTGAGCCGGCCTGAGCCGTAGGTGTCCACCAGGTAGTCGACGATGGCGCCGGATTCGGCCAGGGTCAGCTCGCCGTCGCTGATCACCGGGGACTTGCCCAGAGGGTGCGCCGCCTTGAGTTCCGGCGGGGCGAGCAGGGTGAGCGGATCGCGCTGGTAGTGCTGAATGCGGTAGTGCAGGTTCAGCTCCTCCAGCAGCCAGAGCACGCGTTGCGAGCGGGAATTGTTCAAGTGGTGGACGGTGATCATGGGCGGGTTCTTCCATTGCGCCGGAGCGCGCTAGATGGGGAGCCGGCTGCCGGCCTTGACTTCGCGCAGCGCCAGGCTGGAGTGGATGGAGTGCAGGCCCGGGGTGCGGCGCAGCACGGTTTCGATGAAGTCGCTGTACGCGTCCAGATTAGGCGCGACCACTTGCAGCAGATAGTCGGCGTCGCCGGTGATCTTGTGGCAGGACAGCACCTCCGGGCGCTCCCGCATCCGGTCTTCAAAACGATTGGGCGCGTCGTCGGCGTGCTGGCCGAAGCTGAGCCGGACAAAGGCCAGCACATCATAGCCCAGCTTGCGGCGGTCCAGATTGGCCTGGTAGTCCTTGATGTAGCCGGCTTCCTCCAGCCGCTTCAGCCGCCGCCAGCAGGGGGTGACGCTGAGGGACAGCCGTTCGGCCAACTTGGGGTTGGACATCGCTCCGTCCTGCTGCAGCAAGCGCAACAGAGTTAGATCCGTATCATCCAGCGGGGTTTTGAGTCTATTCATGCTCAATAATCGCTTTCAATATTGCTTTCTTGCTCCAGATTAGCGCCGAAGGCGGGGCAAAAGCAAAACTATTCCAGCGGCCGCGGCGCATACTGGGGCCTTGCCTTATTCAAGCGAGAAACGAGGAGGGACGGGGATGTTGACGATTTACAGCGACGCGCACCATCTGCACCATGGTTGCGAGTTGAAAGACGGGGTCTTGATGCCCTGTTTCGAGCAGCCGGGGCGCGCCGACACCATCTTGGCGCGAGTGAGGGCGACGGGGCTGGGCCCGGTGGCCGCGCCGAGCGAATACGATAGCGAACGTTACGCCCGCGTGCACAGCCAGCGCTATGTACGTTTTCTGGAACGGGCCTGGGACGAATGGACCGCCGCCGGCCGCAGCCACGACGCCTTGCCGCTGATCTGGCCGGTGCGCGATCTGCGCGGCGACATCGAACCCGAATTCATCGACGGCAAGCTGGGTTTTTACGCGATGGACGCCGGGGTGGCGATTACCGCCGGCACCTGGAGGGCGGCGCGCGCCAGCGCCGACGTGGCCTTGACCGGCATGGACGCCTTGCTGGCGGGAGAGAAAAGCGCCTTCGCGCTGTGCCGGCCGCCCGGCCACCACGCGGCCGCCGAGTATATGGGCGGCTACTGCTATCTGAACAACGCGGCGATCGCGGCGCAGTCCTGCCTGGACGGCGGCGCGGCCAGGGTGGCCTTGCTGGACGTGGACTACCATCACGGCAACGGCGGGCAGAGCATTTTTTACGAGCGCGACGATGTGATGTTTCTGTCCTTGCACGGCGATCCCAAATCCTCCTACCCGTATTTTTCCGGCCATCGCGACGAGCGGGGGCGGGGCGCCGGCCTGGGCTTCAATCACAATTACCCGCTGCCGCACGGCACCGGCTGGCCGGCCTACGGCGAAGCCTTGCGCCACGCTTGCGGGCAAATAGCCGCTTATGCGCCGGACGCGCTGGTGGTGTCGCTGGGCGTGGACACCTTCAAGGATGACCCGATCAGCCAGTTCCGCCTGGAGAGCGAAGACTTCCTGCGTCTGGGCGCATGCATCGCCGGGCTGGGTTTGCCGACGCTGTTCGTGATGGAGGGCGGTTATATGGTGGACGATATCGGCGTCAACGCGGTGAATGTGTTGACGGGCTTCCAGGCGGGCGGCGTAGGCGTTTGACCTGGGTCAGCCCGGCGGCGAATAAATCGCCGGGCCGCCGGCCGGCAAGCCGAACTTGTGAAAAAAATGTAAAAAGCATAGAGTGGCGGGTGTAAAATTGCTTACACCCGACAACTTCAGAGTTATTTCTCATGAAAAGCGGCCATCCCGACTCCGCAGATCGAAGTCCCAGCGCGTTTTATCAGCATTTTTCGCCCAACCTGCCCCTGGCGGGCAAACGCCATGTCAAATGGCGGCTCAGCGCCCGACAGGAGGAAGTCTTGCTGCATGCGGCGTTGATCGCCTGTATCGCGCTGGTGGGGCTGTTCGCCTATCTACGCCACTAAGCGCCCGTTCCAAGGAATCCATTCAAAGTCCGCCGCGCTTCGTGAGGCGTGGCGCGGCGAGCGCCGGCGTTCGGCATGCTCGCGCGCCCCTCGTACATTCCGCTTTCTCAGCCGCAACGCCTTGTCTCGCCTTAGCTCGCGA
It contains:
- a CDS encoding MliC family protein, producing MKSAVFAVLALSSAAALAKPLTLPEIPAGQRQIVNYVCADGAKLTVKYYNVKNGQSFAVLPIKGKTMLLSNVLSGSGAKYAAEQYSWWTKGPEGSLRDEIADKALLDDCKESRR
- a CDS encoding EAL domain-containing protein yields the protein MNHADFRIRAMMSRRLTLPARISRWLLIGVAALLPLAVITPIVYWQESNRLRQQATLQTSQAENMLDLMLDYAEQATVTVAPLTGQPCSRIEQALRKQVTIVPFIRSVTLERDGILYCSSLFGVYHRQISPPDTPRSATELRLMSGNELTPDRPLIIYRKQAGPTAIYIAIDGVHLQFSLDMASDYSPVYMRVGPHWIGPDHAVHLNPSPSFDLLTIERASPRHPYAVISGFNHRDLYRQMANSYELVFLSMAALGLVLAAALRWQLNRPASPTVELQRALDNGEFEPFLQPVVRSDGLGWQGAEALMRWRHPRDGLIRPDLFIPRAEDCGMIVPMTRQMMRQLARTLGRSRLPPQFHLGINITAAHLRDDVLLGDCRQFLAHFPPGGLNLVLELTEREMVEPTPEACARLARLRELGVKIAIDDFGTGHSSLVYLQQLPLDGIKIDKSFTASIGADAPSSHIVDSVAELAHKLKLEIVAEGVETEAQRAYLTRLDVGWLQGYLFARPMPLREFLLRPELDAARAAASDADAAP
- a CDS encoding DUF2165 family protein codes for the protein MHLPSLRRAQQGLKSLLALSIALFGLLAASGNMLDYDSNWQFVRHVLAMDGMEPWFSGHALKSRAITDPGLQQAAYLAIIAGELLFGLICAWGGGAMLRGALCGREDAYLRGKTLFTLGCVPALLVWYTGFAVIGGEYFAMWASQWNGQMKAYAFIGFILLSLVYLSQPEAAER
- the mgtA gene encoding magnesium-translocating P-type ATPase — encoded protein: MTKHTSSRHKLKGYVATPGAKQEKPVIRAVQEAESSVEETLQRVRGHQDGLTMAEAHQRYAQFGPNEVAHDKAPHPLIQLAQAFKNPFVVVLMVLAAISYFTDVYFASPGDEEWTGIIILLTMVGISGLLRFWQEFRSAKAAEKLKSLVRNTATAQRRPANGSSPIRQEIAMSELVVGDIVHLQAGDMIPADIKLIESRDLFISQAVLTGEALPVEKYDTLGAVAEKSANGQAKGDADLLDLPNVCFMGTNVVSGKASAIVVATGTDTYFGSLARSVVSHKRVETSFDRGVNSVSWLLIRFMLVMVPVVFMINGLTKGDWMSALTFALAVAVGLTPEMLPMIVSANLAKGAVAMARRKVVVKRLNSVQNFGAMDVLCTDKTGTLTQDKIILEHHYNIHGLKDEGVLQLAWLNSFHQSGMKNLMDIAVVEHADELGSRVKPDGYNKVDEMPFDFVRRRLSVIVENQRGRQLMISKGAVEEMLAVSSHVQDGSQIKPLTAEERAALLKRSQDYNAEGYRVLLVATRDIPAEEAKRNYKTNDEAQLVVRGFLTFLDPPKDSAAPAIRALKEYGVAVKVLTGDNPIITAKVCRDVGLSPGVPLIGKDIEAMDDVALCSAVKHTTIFAKLTPLQKSRVVKALQANGHTVGFLGDGINDAPALRDADVGISVDSGADIAKETADIILLEKSLMVLEEGVIKGRETFGNILKYLNMTASSNFGNVFSVLVASAWLPWEPMLAMHLLIQNLVYDVSQMVLPWDKMDPEFLKKPRKWEANNIKRFMLWLGPTSSVFDITTYTLMWTVFGAGAAYYAGLAHGVSDGGASIMHSGWFIEGLVSQTLVVHMLRTRKIPFLQSTASLPVLLSTSVAIAIGCYLPFSPLADSIGFVKLDPSYFWWLLATMMGYMTLTQIVKTLYIKRYGRWF
- a CDS encoding glutathione S-transferase family protein; this translates as MITVHHLNNSRSQRVLWLLEELNLHYRIQHYQRDPLTLLAPPELKAAHPLGKSPVISDGELTLAESGAIVDYLVDTYGSGRLKPAAGAPEHSDYLFWLHHAEGSLMPPLVMSLVFSRLDRPPVPWLLRPLARKLAAGVRRAYLQPQLDALLSHADRCLARHGWFAGPVFSAADIQMSFPLEAARARGYLNREHPHALDFLRRVHARPAYRAALEKGGPYAYGDD
- a CDS encoding Lrp/AsnC family transcriptional regulator, encoding MNRLKTPLDDTDLTLLRLLQQDGAMSNPKLAERLSLSVTPCWRRLKRLEEAGYIKDYQANLDRRKLGYDVLAFVRLSFGQHADDAPNRFEDRMRERPEVLSCHKITGDADYLLQVVAPNLDAYSDFIETVLRRTPGLHSIHSSLALREVKAGSRLPI
- a CDS encoding histone deacetylase family protein, whose amino-acid sequence is MLTIYSDAHHLHHGCELKDGVLMPCFEQPGRADTILARVRATGLGPVAAPSEYDSERYARVHSQRYVRFLERAWDEWTAAGRSHDALPLIWPVRDLRGDIEPEFIDGKLGFYAMDAGVAITAGTWRAARASADVALTGMDALLAGEKSAFALCRPPGHHAAAEYMGGYCYLNNAAIAAQSCLDGGAARVALLDVDYHHGNGGQSIFYERDDVMFLSLHGDPKSSYPYFSGHRDERGRGAGLGFNHNYPLPHGTGWPAYGEALRHACGQIAAYAPDALVVSLGVDTFKDDPISQFRLESEDFLRLGACIAGLGLPTLFVMEGGYMVDDIGVNAVNVLTGFQAGGVGV